In a genomic window of Thermodesulfobium sp. 4217-1:
- a CDS encoding nitroreductase family protein produces the protein MQQELIDVILSRRSHRKFLPDPVPKEDIEKIIYIATMSPSATNSQPWEYVAVYDNAVKEELANAVLKKLDLMSSNLDKDKDARQIKLISKSSFYFTFFKEAPVVIFAIAKPYKSVMDFINEYFLEEDEPSFAYEASIQSVSASILQLQIAAHIMGYGSCWMTAPNIAKREMGKIIGIHDNDRIIATIPLGKPATNSLSAPRRKSVNEVLRFI, from the coding sequence ATGCAGCAAGAACTTATCGATGTTATTTTGAGCAGAAGATCTCATAGGAAATTTTTACCCGATCCTGTTCCAAAAGAGGATATTGAAAAAATTATATATATTGCAACCATGTCTCCATCTGCGACTAATTCTCAACCATGGGAATATGTGGCTGTGTATGATAATGCCGTAAAGGAAGAGCTTGCAAACGCAGTTCTCAAAAAGCTTGATCTTATGTCTTCAAATCTTGACAAGGATAAGGATGCCAGGCAGATTAAACTTATTTCAAAATCAAGTTTCTATTTTACCTTTTTTAAGGAAGCTCCTGTTGTAATATTTGCTATTGCAAAGCCCTATAAGTCAGTAATGGACTTTATTAACGAGTATTTCTTAGAAGAAGATGAACCCTCTTTCGCATATGAGGCATCAATACAAAGCGTTTCTGCAAGCATTTTACAGCTTCAGATTGCTGCACACATAATGGGCTATGGCAGTTGTTGGATGACAGCTCCCAATATTGCGAAAAGAGAAATGGGAAAGATCATTGGCATTCACGATAATGATAGAATTATTGCTACAATACCTCTGGGTAAGCCTGCAACAAACAGTCTTTCTGCTCCAAGGAGAAAGAGCGTAAATGAAGTTTTGCGTTTTATATAA
- a CDS encoding DUF3084 domain-containing protein yields the protein MGHVELGFYFIPILLLLSAVVAYIADKLGKKAGKKRLSIFGLRPKHTAIFMSVSSGILIAAITIVVMLSLSQNARVALFGLQNLKEEISTLSKEKDNLIKEKNNLQVEYNKSLSELNNLKLDLNDVNKEKQKLILDTIKLKNENNLALSHVKEMEFQKSLLDEKIISLNSEKAGLLNDISSSQALLDKLKTSIQSLRTGKLQFEAHQIIAQTTIQGGDKAVCESELNDFIQKTNSILINELGLEGVDTVIFIPKQNVFDSIDMMSRNNMQFAVRILSEGNVVVGEKHILASLQVFENNLVFRKEDTIVSTEIDPNLDSNLLLAKLGLLLQETNHIAKLRGLVPDPLTGTVGNVSYPVLYNAIRNIKNLSYQGKVKISILAAEDTYAIGPLHIQIMVN from the coding sequence ATGGGACACGTAGAGTTAGGATTTTATTTCATACCGATTCTTCTTCTGCTTAGCGCAGTAGTTGCATATATTGCCGATAAACTTGGCAAAAAAGCTGGCAAAAAAAGGCTCTCAATTTTTGGTTTGAGACCAAAGCATACTGCAATCTTTATGTCTGTAAGCTCTGGTATATTGATAGCTGCGATTACCATTGTGGTTATGTTATCTCTCTCACAAAATGCTAGGGTGGCACTTTTTGGTCTTCAGAATTTAAAAGAGGAAATTTCTACGCTTAGCAAGGAAAAAGACAATCTTATTAAGGAAAAAAATAACTTACAAGTTGAGTACAATAAGAGCTTGAGCGAGTTAAACAATCTGAAGCTCGATTTAAACGATGTAAATAAAGAAAAACAAAAGCTTATTTTAGATACCATCAAACTTAAAAATGAAAATAACTTAGCGCTTTCTCATGTGAAAGAGATGGAATTTCAAAAGTCCTTGCTTGATGAGAAGATAATATCTCTTAATTCTGAAAAGGCGGGATTGTTAAACGATATCAGCTCTTCACAGGCGTTATTGGATAAGTTAAAAACATCTATTCAGTCTCTCAGAACTGGGAAGCTTCAGTTTGAGGCACACCAAATTATTGCCCAAACAACAATTCAAGGCGGTGATAAGGCAGTTTGTGAAAGCGAGCTGAATGATTTTATACAAAAGACCAATTCTATTTTGATAAACGAGCTTGGATTGGAAGGCGTAGATACTGTGATTTTTATTCCAAAACAAAATGTGTTCGATTCGATAGATATGATGTCAAGAAATAATATGCAATTTGCTGTAAGAATACTTTCTGAGGGCAACGTCGTGGTTGGTGAAAAGCATATTCTTGCCTCACTTCAAGTCTTTGAAAATAACCTTGTTTTTAGAAAAGAGGATACGATAGTATCTACTGAGATAGATCCAAACCTTGATAGTAATTTACTTCTCGCAAAGCTTGGTCTTTTACTGCAAGAGACCAATCACATAGCCAAGCTAAGAGGGCTCGTGCCAGATCCTTTGACTGGGACTGTTGGAAACGTATCATATCCTGTGCTGTATAACGCTATAAGAAACATAAAGAATTTGTCTTACCAGGGCAAGGTTAAGATTAGTATCCTTGCAGCAGAAGATACTTACGCAATTGGTCCTTTACACATTCAAATTATGGTTAATTAA
- a CDS encoding PocR ligand-binding domain-containing protein, translating into MSDEKLNEAISYFGEEELRLSKLLSDEEKKWIYDFFDKLSRELDFAVTVSDPEGTPVIPVINHSDLCGKTIRSTEKGLSRCKQEAAKRGKDAMDQGKPQYYFCHANIQDFIVPVLLYGKRIGNIAGGQCLPKEPDEDMVEHFRKYFTEIGVPNVEESLKTLKTAHINPRERIGNFTVMFDALGKIISNYLMFQVEAKIEEMKLFETIDKNQKISSSLTQALSSLSASSEELAASSQETAAVVNEARNKLDETDAINTFIKKIANQTRLLGLNAAIEASRAGVHGKGFGVVASEIQKLATESMKFANRINETLEEISLSVRQILEGSQSIAKVSEDQAMSINEISKVAEDLHAISEKLLKMRKAK; encoded by the coding sequence ATGTCAGATGAAAAGTTAAATGAGGCTATAAGTTATTTTGGCGAAGAAGAGCTGAGGCTATCAAAATTGCTTTCAGATGAAGAAAAAAAATGGATATATGATTTTTTCGACAAGCTTTCAAGAGAGCTTGATTTCGCTGTAACGGTATCAGACCCAGAAGGCACCCCTGTCATCCCTGTAATAAATCATTCTGATCTGTGCGGCAAGACAATCCGTAGCACAGAAAAAGGTCTATCCAGATGTAAACAAGAGGCAGCAAAGCGCGGTAAAGACGCTATGGATCAAGGCAAGCCACAATACTATTTTTGTCATGCAAACATACAAGACTTTATAGTGCCAGTTTTACTTTATGGCAAAAGAATAGGAAATATTGCAGGCGGACAGTGTTTGCCTAAAGAACCCGATGAAGATATGGTAGAACACTTTAGGAAATATTTCACTGAAATTGGAGTGCCAAATGTAGAAGAATCACTCAAGACTTTAAAAACTGCTCATATAAACCCAAGAGAAAGAATTGGAAACTTCACTGTGATGTTCGATGCCCTTGGGAAAATTATCTCAAATTATCTTATGTTTCAAGTCGAAGCAAAGATAGAAGAGATGAAATTATTCGAAACTATAGACAAAAACCAAAAAATATCTTCTTCCTTAACCCAAGCACTTAGCTCTTTATCAGCAAGCTCTGAAGAGCTAGCAGCATCTAGCCAGGAAACAGCCGCCGTTGTTAACGAAGCAAGGAACAAACTGGATGAAACTGACGCGATAAACACTTTTATCAAAAAAATCGCAAATCAAACAAGACTTCTTGGCTTGAATGCTGCAATAGAGGCATCCAGAGCGGGCGTGCACGGCAAGGGATTTGGTGTGGTAGCTAGTGAAATACAAAAGCTTGCAACTGAATCTATGAAGTTTGCCAATAGAATAAACGAAACCTTAGAGGAGATAAGCTTATCAGTAAGGCAGATACTCGAAGGATCCCAAAGTATAGCAAAGGTGTCAGAGGATCAGGCGATGTCTATAAACGAGATATCAAAAGTAGCAGAGGATCTGCACGCTATATCAGAAAAGCTCTTGAAAATGAGAAAAGCTAAATAG
- a CDS encoding LptF/LptG family permease codes for MRLIFNKLFWSYILRDFLPFFFFGLLAFSGLMIAGESMRTIKLVADNQGSFLTGSKLIACGIPYAIAFAFPMATLLGVLMAVSRISSNWELAALRSAGLSIFKFSLPFIVIGIIFSMLSFLTFEKLAYPLMDQSRYIVAKDLKKELNTERQNVLFKLPPDSPQPKFVIFAKEYKPATMSLQEVYIQEFDNEFLKRTIYSNSLMFVGNRWVASKGLSYEFSKDGLIMGRLDFEKLIVPLGVLPQTIKSLPTKKPRDMSFSELLSYLSRSKDIVDKTLYVDLYNKISLPFACFAFACIGVAFGIASERKSSALGFGIAISTVLAYYLIFSLFTTLGYMKDIPAFLASFGADILITIFGIFMVVKWDT; via the coding sequence ATGAGATTAATATTCAATAAGCTATTTTGGTCTTATATATTAAGAGATTTTTTGCCATTTTTTTTCTTTGGACTCCTTGCCTTTTCTGGTTTGATGATAGCGGGAGAGTCTATGAGGACCATAAAATTGGTTGCCGACAATCAGGGCTCATTCCTAACTGGTTCTAAGTTAATAGCTTGTGGCATACCTTATGCGATTGCGTTTGCCTTTCCTATGGCAACCCTTTTGGGCGTTTTGATGGCAGTATCAAGAATTTCATCAAATTGGGAGCTTGCTGCTCTCAGATCCGCTGGACTTTCTATTTTCAAGTTCTCTTTGCCTTTTATAGTGATCGGCATCATTTTTTCAATGCTTTCTTTTCTTACCTTTGAAAAACTGGCTTACCCTTTGATGGATCAAAGCAGATATATAGTAGCAAAAGACTTAAAAAAAGAGCTTAATACAGAGAGGCAAAATGTTTTATTTAAACTGCCTCCTGACAGCCCTCAACCAAAATTTGTAATTTTTGCTAAAGAATATAAGCCAGCTACTATGAGCTTGCAGGAAGTTTATATTCAAGAGTTTGACAATGAATTTTTAAAAAGGACGATATATTCTAATAGTCTTATGTTTGTAGGAAACCGTTGGGTGGCATCTAAAGGCTTGTCGTATGAATTTTCTAAAGATGGCCTTATTATGGGTAGACTGGATTTTGAAAAACTTATCGTACCTCTTGGGGTACTGCCTCAGACCATAAAATCTTTGCCGACGAAAAAACCCAGAGATATGAGTTTTTCTGAGCTACTTTCTTATTTATCAAGGTCAAAGGACATAGTTGATAAAACTCTGTATGTAGATCTATACAACAAGATATCTCTTCCCTTTGCTTGTTTTGCATTTGCCTGTATAGGAGTTGCCTTTGGCATAGCATCTGAGAGAAAATCGTCTGCTCTTGGTTTTGGTATCGCAATATCTACTGTGCTCGCATATTATCTAATTTTTAGCTTATTCACTACTCTTGGTTATATGAAAGACATTCCTGCATTTCTGGCATCGTTTGGTGCGGATATATTGATTACAATTTTTGGAATATTTATGGTTGTCAAATGGGACACGTAG
- a CDS encoding DsrE family protein, with protein MSMLKVCFHISKLEEWTVAVKNINNFINDISGESEYDIRVVANSAGVLILTSDLRGELENLMKDLSGKGVMFEFCNNALNFYKIDTGLVFNWAKVVRAGITEIVKLQDLGFTYIKP; from the coding sequence ATGAGTATGCTAAAAGTTTGTTTTCACATTTCGAAGCTGGAAGAATGGACGGTTGCAGTAAAAAATATTAATAATTTTATAAATGACATATCGGGTGAGTCAGAATACGACATAAGAGTTGTGGCCAACTCAGCAGGGGTTCTGATACTAACAAGCGATTTGAGAGGCGAGCTTGAAAATCTTATGAAAGATTTATCTGGCAAAGGAGTAATGTTTGAATTTTGTAATAATGCGCTAAATTTTTATAAGATAGATACCGGTTTAGTTTTTAATTGGGCGAAGGTTGTAAGGGCTGGTATTACAGAGATAGTGAAGCTTCAAGATCTGGGTTTCACATACATAAAGCCATAA
- a CDS encoding FeoA domain-containing protein: MVLNKALRNKKYRVIDIKLDEKLARRLQELGIVKGGKVHMVRRAPLGDPIHICVNGQNISLRDSVCSGIVIEEDK; this comes from the coding sequence ATGGTGTTAAATAAGGCATTAAGAAATAAAAAGTACAGAGTAATCGACATAAAGTTAGATGAAAAGCTTGCAAGAAGACTGCAAGAGCTTGGGATTGTAAAGGGCGGCAAGGTTCACATGGTAAGAAGAGCACCTTTGGGAGATCCAATTCATATTTGCGTGAACGGTCAAAATATATCATTAAGGGATTCGGTGTGTTCAGGTATCGTCATAGAAGAAGACAAATAG
- a CDS encoding LptA/OstA family protein has product MNFIKCFIISFLMLCLLAGVSFAESPNVKADQVYLDFGTGTWVAEGNVIITYKDYEFTGEKAQYYPNNSVLDLFNGKLVGKDLNFLSKKVILKKTDNGTYVDAFNVKDGVYKQYSFACNELTSLNDIVTLIGDASIGSKSSKMTGDKFIINTKTGKIEGTNIKSSDTSGSLKKDANSPGENATNVGQ; this is encoded by the coding sequence TTGAATTTTATAAAGTGCTTTATAATTTCTTTTTTAATGCTATGTTTGTTGGCAGGCGTTTCTTTTGCCGAAAGCCCAAATGTAAAAGCTGATCAGGTTTATCTTGATTTTGGAACTGGTACTTGGGTTGCAGAAGGTAATGTAATTATCACCTATAAAGATTATGAATTTACTGGTGAAAAGGCGCAATATTATCCAAACAATTCTGTTTTGGACCTTTTTAATGGTAAATTGGTTGGCAAAGATTTAAACTTTTTATCAAAAAAAGTTATTTTAAAAAAAACTGATAATGGGACTTACGTAGATGCATTTAACGTAAAAGATGGCGTCTATAAGCAATACTCATTTGCCTGCAATGAACTTACATCCTTAAATGACATTGTTACACTGATAGGCGACGCGTCTATTGGCTCTAAGTCATCGAAAATGACTGGTGACAAATTTATTATAAACACAAAAACAGGCAAGATAGAAGGCACAAACATAAAGTCAAGCGATACTTCGGGTTCTCTAAAAAAAGATGCCAATAGTCCCGGAGAAAATGCTACAAATGTGGGACAATGA
- the feoB gene encoding ferrous iron transport protein B yields the protein MFRYRHRRRQIAQPLEGSIKIAFVGNPNVGKSALINAIAGSNLKVGNWPGVTVEKKEASLIINGKMFSLVDLPGAYSLNPFSLEEKITRDFLINEKPDLIVNVVDSNQLEKSLFLTLALSEFEIPMVIALNFFDEMIKNKTEIDIKKLKELLSVEIVQTSGVKKIGLDALRKAIYKTLNEGTLPNILFEESLDRKFNQIREMLSDKDKDLDYPLSFAAARVLENDLQVVEELQNKNLLDKKITDLSLDNTTYIQSRYRLISSICNNILVRRINENNLTQKIDSVLLNKFLGLPLFVIMMFVVFKLTFDLSQPFVDFTGYLINNYIGKYTIYLLWFLPDIFKSLIREAIIGGVGSVVSFFPLIGIFFLFISILEESGYMTRAAFLIDKLMNSIGLSGKVFIPLILGFGCNVPAIYATKGLDSQKDRLLAGLMIPLMSCSARLPVYLLFTAAFFGSFKELVILGLYFLGAFIAIILVILLQLAVPSLRMNSTPFILELPPYRIPPLKFLLRLTGFRVKSFVRKAGSVILFTMILVWSVNSLPYNAPPGESYLAQGSKAIAFIFAPAGFDKWEAVATLLPSVVAKEAVIGTLGQILEGEQASSKEIKSPEKYNFLSDTSEVIVRFKNSFIEAGSSLLNFFTISSFQEKEKNESLMNRLKVLFTPLSALSFMIFILLFVPCIVTISVFIQEYGIKWTVFEICMLLVISYSVSTLVFQTGRLFIR from the coding sequence GTGTTCAGGTATCGTCATAGAAGAAGACAAATAGCTCAGCCGCTCGAGGGATCAATCAAAATAGCATTTGTTGGCAACCCAAATGTCGGGAAGTCTGCGCTCATAAACGCTATAGCTGGTTCTAACCTAAAGGTTGGAAACTGGCCTGGCGTTACCGTTGAAAAAAAAGAGGCAAGCCTTATCATAAATGGAAAGATGTTTTCCTTAGTGGATTTACCAGGTGCATATTCTTTAAATCCATTCTCTCTTGAAGAGAAAATTACCAGGGATTTTCTTATAAATGAAAAACCAGACTTGATAGTAAACGTGGTAGACAGCAACCAACTCGAGAAAAGTCTTTTTTTGACGCTGGCTTTGTCAGAATTTGAAATACCTATGGTAATAGCCCTTAACTTCTTCGATGAGATGATAAAAAACAAGACAGAAATAGATATAAAAAAGTTAAAAGAACTTCTATCGGTAGAAATAGTCCAAACATCGGGAGTAAAAAAGATCGGATTAGACGCCTTAAGGAAGGCAATTTACAAAACGCTTAATGAGGGCACCCTGCCAAACATACTATTTGAGGAGAGTCTTGATAGAAAATTTAATCAAATAAGAGAAATGCTTTCTGATAAAGATAAAGACCTTGACTATCCGCTATCTTTTGCGGCTGCAAGAGTGTTAGAAAATGATTTACAAGTAGTGGAAGAGTTGCAAAACAAGAACCTTCTCGATAAAAAAATTACAGACCTCTCGCTTGATAACACAACATACATCCAATCAAGGTATAGGCTGATATCTTCAATATGCAATAACATTTTAGTGAGAAGAATAAACGAAAACAATTTAACACAAAAAATTGACTCGGTATTATTAAACAAGTTTTTAGGCTTACCACTCTTTGTCATAATGATGTTTGTGGTGTTTAAGCTTACCTTTGACTTGTCTCAGCCGTTTGTCGATTTTACAGGTTATCTCATAAATAATTATATTGGCAAGTACACCATTTACTTGCTTTGGTTTTTGCCAGACATATTTAAGTCGCTTATAAGAGAGGCCATCATAGGCGGTGTGGGCTCTGTAGTAAGCTTCTTCCCGCTAATAGGCATATTTTTTCTATTTATATCAATACTTGAAGAAAGCGGCTACATGACAAGGGCAGCATTCCTTATAGACAAGCTTATGAACTCAATTGGGCTTAGCGGTAAAGTTTTTATACCTCTTATACTTGGTTTTGGTTGTAACGTCCCAGCAATATATGCCACTAAGGGTCTGGATTCACAAAAGGACAGGCTGCTTGCAGGTCTTATGATACCGCTAATGTCTTGTTCTGCAAGACTTCCAGTTTATCTATTGTTCACAGCAGCTTTTTTTGGGAGCTTTAAAGAGTTGGTGATACTTGGATTATACTTTCTTGGCGCCTTTATAGCCATAATACTTGTTATATTGCTCCAATTAGCGGTTCCATCTTTAAGGATGAATTCTACGCCTTTTATCTTAGAATTGCCACCTTATAGAATTCCTCCTTTAAAATTTCTCCTTAGGCTCACAGGCTTCAGGGTGAAATCTTTCGTAAGAAAGGCAGGCTCTGTAATACTCTTTACAATGATACTTGTGTGGAGTGTAAACTCACTGCCTTACAATGCGCCTCCTGGAGAAAGTTATCTTGCACAGGGGTCAAAGGCTATTGCTTTTATATTTGCTCCAGCAGGCTTTGATAAGTGGGAGGCAGTAGCGACTCTCTTGCCAAGCGTAGTAGCAAAAGAAGCAGTTATTGGGACGCTCGGTCAAATACTTGAGGGAGAGCAGGCATCTTCTAAGGAAATAAAAAGCCCAGAAAAATATAATTTTTTGAGCGATACGTCAGAGGTTATTGTAAGATTTAAAAATTCATTTATCGAAGCAGGCTCAAGCCTTTTGAATTTCTTTACGATAAGCTCATTCCAAGAAAAGGAAAAAAACGAAAGCCTTATGAACAGGCTAAAGGTTTTGTTTACACCACTATCAGCCCTGTCGTTTATGATATTTATACTGCTTTTCGTGCCCTGTATCGTTACTATCAGCGTTTTTATACAAGAATACGGCATAAAGTGGACCGTTTTCGAAATATGCATGCTTCTTGTCATTTCATACAGCGTTTCCACATTGGTTTTTCAGACAGGGAGATTATTTATTCGCTGA
- a CDS encoding slipin family protein gives MFDIVRLVFSSVLIFILFAIFVIAIVLPSAIRITQEYERGVVFRLGRFAGVRGPGLILLIPFVERMIKVDLRTITMDVPPQEVITKDNVPARVNAVVYFRLVDPELGVLKVENFVRATSQIAQTTLRSVLGQSELDEMLSQREAINHRLQQIIDEQTNPWGIKVSVVELKDVEIPQEMQRAIAKQAEAERLRRAKVIIADGEFQASEKLRQAAEVMAQNPLTIQLRFLQTIADISPERNTTTILPIPINLLSQIFNPGYLHSVEKENK, from the coding sequence ATGTTTGACATTGTAAGGTTAGTTTTTAGTTCAGTTTTAATCTTTATTTTATTTGCAATATTTGTTATCGCAATAGTTTTGCCAAGTGCTATTAGAATAACCCAGGAATACGAAAGAGGCGTAGTCTTTAGATTGGGCAGATTTGCTGGAGTGAGAGGCCCTGGTCTTATACTTTTGATTCCATTTGTCGAGAGAATGATAAAAGTAGACTTAAGAACTATCACGATGGACGTTCCGCCACAAGAGGTCATAACTAAGGATAATGTGCCAGCCAGGGTAAACGCGGTTGTATATTTTAGGTTGGTTGATCCTGAGCTTGGCGTTCTAAAGGTTGAAAACTTTGTACGAGCTACCTCTCAAATTGCTCAAACTACCTTGAGATCGGTTCTTGGACAGTCCGAGCTCGATGAGATGCTGTCCCAAAGAGAAGCCATAAATCACAGACTTCAACAAATTATAGATGAACAAACCAATCCCTGGGGCATTAAGGTAAGCGTGGTAGAACTCAAGGATGTTGAAATTCCTCAAGAGATGCAAAGGGCCATAGCCAAACAGGCTGAAGCGGAAAGATTGAGAAGGGCAAAGGTTATTATTGCAGATGGAGAATTTCAAGCTTCAGAAAAGCTTAGGCAGGCCGCTGAAGTTATGGCTCAAAACCCATTAACTATCCAGCTTAGATTTTTGCAGACAATTGCCGACATATCTCCCGAGAGAAATACTACTACCATATTGCCTATTCCGATAAATTTATTGAGTCAGATTTTTAATCCAGGGTATCTGCACAGCGTAGAAAAAGAGAACAAGTAA
- a CDS encoding nodulation protein NfeD codes for MRTFNFIVLTVLFLFSFSFFQSAYAGDILVLRVNGVIDPVVARYVKSGIDSANSQNASLVIIELDTPGGLDQSMREIVQSILSSRVPVASFVYPSGARAASAGTFIVQASSLAVMSPNTSIGAAHPIMIGGGNDKTLLEKAAQDAASYIRSLAKIHGRNEAWAQSSVFDSKSINDSEAIKEHVIDMVATGLNSLVSQANGKAVIADNSTVTLSLEPNFIYYNMSPFESFLHFISNPTIASILMMIGIFGMIFELASPGLIFPGVIGFMSLVLSLFALGNLPFNIAGLLFIGFAVTLFVAEIFLPTFGILTAGGIISLVFGMFMLFEPSERVGYPSVLTVAIPVALLTGILIAILFYLVLGTRRKKPFSDSSYLLNKEVEVKDVRDDGRLLLVFYDGELWSANPADDQSYKIGDLVKIVGKEGIILKVTKSTNYEIGDMSDEDKV; via the coding sequence ATGAGAACTTTTAATTTTATAGTTTTAACAGTCTTGTTCTTGTTTTCCTTTTCTTTTTTCCAGAGCGCCTATGCAGGCGATATTTTGGTTTTACGCGTAAACGGCGTAATCGATCCTGTGGTTGCAAGATATGTAAAAAGCGGTATTGATAGCGCAAACAGCCAAAATGCCTCTCTTGTTATAATAGAACTTGATACGCCTGGCGGCCTCGACCAATCTATGAGAGAGATAGTCCAGTCAATCTTGTCTTCAAGGGTTCCTGTAGCAAGCTTTGTTTATCCATCTGGCGCAAGAGCTGCTTCTGCGGGAACATTTATTGTTCAGGCATCGTCTTTAGCTGTTATGTCTCCAAACACTTCTATTGGCGCTGCACATCCTATAATGATTGGCGGCGGCAATGATAAAACACTTCTTGAAAAAGCCGCTCAAGACGCAGCTTCATATATTAGGAGTCTTGCTAAGATTCATGGCAGAAATGAAGCCTGGGCTCAAAGCTCAGTATTCGATAGCAAAAGCATAAACGATTCAGAGGCTATTAAAGAACATGTCATAGATATGGTGGCAACAGGTCTAAACTCTTTGGTTTCTCAAGCAAATGGCAAAGCTGTTATAGCTGACAATAGTACGGTTACTCTCAGTTTGGAGCCAAATTTTATATATTATAATATGTCCCCTTTTGAGAGCTTTTTGCATTTTATTTCTAACCCCACTATTGCAAGTATACTTATGATGATAGGAATTTTTGGGATGATCTTTGAACTAGCGAGTCCTGGGCTAATCTTTCCAGGGGTAATAGGCTTTATGTCTCTTGTGCTGTCTTTATTTGCGCTCGGCAATCTCCCATTTAACATAGCTGGTTTGTTGTTCATAGGGTTTGCTGTTACCCTTTTTGTTGCAGAGATCTTTTTGCCAACTTTCGGTATATTGACAGCAGGTGGTATTATAAGTCTAGTATTCGGTATGTTTATGCTTTTTGAACCTTCTGAGAGGGTAGGCTATCCATCAGTTCTGACAGTTGCTATTCCAGTGGCGCTTTTGACGGGCATATTGATAGCAATTCTTTTTTACCTTGTCCTTGGGACGAGAAGGAAGAAACCATTTTCAGATTCTTCATATTTATTGAATAAAGAGGTTGAGGTAAAAGACGTCAGAGACGACGGACGCTTGCTTTTAGTTTTTTATGATGGAGAACTCTGGAGCGCGAATCCAGCTGACGATCAATCTTATAAAATTGGCGATTTAGTTAAGATTGTCGGCAAAGAAGGAATAATTCTTAAGGTAACGAAATCAACAAATTATGAGATAGGTGATATGTCTGATGAAGATAAAGTGTAA
- the metK gene encoding methionine adenosyltransferase — protein MIQNKHYFFTSESVTEGHPDKIADQISDAILDEILADDPSGRVAAETTVATGLVLVVGQITTKTYVDIPSIIRKTIKEVGYTRAKYGFDSETCAVLTSIDPQSPDIAGGVNVALEKRGEKVNAPEEELGAGDQGMVYGFACDETEEYMPLPITLAHNLAKRLAFARKNRIIPFLRPDGKTQVTVEYEGYKPIRVDTVLISSQHKPDVENDEIEREIIEKVIMPVIPENLRDDSMKVLINPSGRFVIGGPQGDSGLTGRKIIVDTYGGMARHGGGAFSGKDPTKVDRSGAYYARYVAKNIVAAGLAARAEIQVSYAIGKANPLSIMIDTFGTNNVPEERIEELVREIFDFRPRSIINQLDLRRPIYRPLAAYGHMGRVDLGTSWEKLDKVEDLKKGIKS, from the coding sequence TTGATCCAAAACAAGCATTATTTTTTCACCTCAGAGTCTGTAACAGAAGGCCACCCCGACAAGATTGCCGATCAGATTTCAGACGCTATACTTGACGAAATTTTAGCTGATGATCCATCTGGGAGAGTAGCTGCAGAGACAACTGTTGCTACGGGATTGGTTTTAGTTGTTGGGCAAATTACTACAAAGACATATGTGGATATCCCTAGCATTATTAGGAAGACCATCAAAGAAGTTGGGTATACTAGGGCAAAATATGGCTTTGATAGCGAAACCTGTGCTGTTCTAACATCTATAGATCCTCAATCACCTGATATAGCAGGTGGAGTTAATGTGGCTTTAGAAAAACGTGGTGAAAAAGTTAATGCACCTGAAGAAGAGCTTGGAGCGGGAGATCAAGGAATGGTTTATGGCTTTGCCTGTGATGAGACAGAAGAGTATATGCCTCTTCCAATTACTCTAGCACACAACCTGGCAAAGAGATTAGCTTTCGCCAGAAAAAATAGAATAATTCCATTTCTTAGGCCTGATGGCAAAACACAGGTTACTGTCGAGTATGAAGGTTATAAGCCTATAAGGGTTGACACCGTTCTCATATCTAGTCAACACAAACCAGACGTTGAAAACGACGAGATAGAAAGAGAGATTATCGAAAAGGTTATTATGCCAGTAATTCCAGAAAATCTAAGAGATGACTCTATGAAGGTTCTCATAAATCCATCTGGCAGATTTGTGATTGGAGGACCTCAAGGAGACTCAGGTCTGACTGGCAGAAAAATAATTGTAGACACCTATGGAGGTATGGCCAGACATGGCGGCGGAGCTTTCTCTGGCAAGGATCCTACGAAAGTAGACAGATCGGGAGCGTATTATGCAAGGTACGTGGCAAAAAATATTGTAGCAGCTGGACTTGCTGCAAGGGCTGAAATCCAGGTTTCGTATGCTATAGGCAAGGCTAATCCCCTTTCTATAATGATAGATACCTTTGGGACCAATAACGTGCCAGAAGAGAGAATAGAAGAGCTTGTAAGAGAGATCTTTGATTTTAGACCAAGATCTATAATTAATCAGCTCGATCTCAGACGACCAATATACAGGCCTCTTGCTGCCTATGGTCACATGGGCAGGGTGGATTTGGGAACTTCTTGGGAGAAACTTGACAAAGTTGAGGATTTGAAAAAGGGAATCAAGTCGTAG